A segment of the Candidatus Brevundimonas phytovorans genome:
AGGCGCAGGGCCTTGGCGCGATCCGCCGTCATGGCCAGGCAGACCAGACCGCGCGCGTGCTTGATCATGAAGTTGATCTGATCCGGCGTCGCGAACTGGGCCGGAATGATGATGTCGCCCTCGTTCTCGCGATCCTCGGCGTCCACCAGGATGTAGGGACGCCCGTTGCGGGCGTCCTCGAGAATGTCCTCGATCGGGCTGATCGGGCTGTCGTTCATGTTCGCCGCCAGCATTCCACGTTCCATTGGCATCACGCCGTCTCCTGCCACCGCGCGAGGTAGCGCGCCAGCATGTCGATCTCCAGGTTGACCTTGTCGCCGACCTTGAGGCCGCCAAGCGTGGTCGCATCCCACGTATGCGGAATGATGTTCAAGTCGAAGCGGCGCTCTTGCACCCCATTCACGGTCAGGGAAACCCCATCGACGGTGATTGAGCCCTTCGGCGCAATAAAACGGTGCAGCGGCGCGGGCGCCTCGATCACGATGCGGTGCGATCCGCCGTCGGGCGTGATGGAGACCACCTCGCCCAGACCGTCGACATGGCCCGAGACGATATGGCCGCCCAGTTCGTCGCCCAGCTTGGCGGCGCGCTCCAGATTGACCCGCGTGTCCTCGGCCCAGTCGCCCAGCTTGGTCTTGGACAGGGTCTCGCCGGACACTTCGACCGCAAACCAGCCCTCGCCCTTCTCCGTCACGGTCAGGCAGCAGCCCGCGTGGCTGATGGAGGCGCCCAGGTCGATGGTGGCCGTGTCCCACACGGTCTCGACCTCATAGCGACGGTCGCGGTCGGTTTGGCGGACGCTGCGGACGCGGCCGATGTCGGTGACGATGCCGGTAAACATGGAAACTCCGGTCCCTTCGGACCCAAAAAACATGGTCTGAATAGTCTGAATCGTCTGAAATCAGCCGTCGAAGCGCGCGTAGCGTTCCCACAGGTCGTCTCCGACAGGCTCTACGCCCAGACGACGGAACTTGGGGGCGTCGGCCAGCTTTGCAAGCGCCAGAGAGGCGACGCAGGGCCTCCCCTCTCCGCCCAGCAGAATGGGCGCGCGGAACCACTCGATGGCGTCCACCACGCCCGCCGTGAGGAAGGAGGCGGCGACGCGCCCCCCGCCCTCGATCAGCAGGGAGGTGACGCCGCGGGCGGTCAGGGCGTCGAGGACGGCGGCGATGGCGGGGCGGCCGTCGGAGGCGGCGACCGCGACGACCTCGGCCTGGCCGATGGCGTGAACAGCCCCTAGCGTGAAGATCAGCGTGTTCCCGCTGGCGACCTTGGCCGTGATGGGCGTCCGCAGACGGCTATCAAGAACGACGCGCAACGGATTTCTTCTCCCCTCGGGGGAGAAGGTGGGCGGCGAAGCCGCTCGGATGAGGGGGACCTTTAATACGCCCTCGACCTCTGACGATGAGCGCGCTGAACCCGCCCCCTCATCCGTCATGCTCCGCACGACACCTTCTCCCCCGAGGGGAGAAGGGGAAAGTCTGACCGTCAGTTCGGGATCGTCGGCCAGCACGGTCTCGACGCCGACCAGGATGGCGTCATGGCTCGCGCGCAGGCGGTGGCCCTGCTGGCGCGCCTCTGGCCCGGTGATCCACTGGCTTTCGCCCGAGGCCGTGGCGATGCGCCCGTCCAGCGACGTCGCCAGCTTCAGGGTGATGCGCGGGCGCATCAGGCCTTGCCGGGTTCGTCGTTGCTCCCGTCGAAACCCTCGTCGCCGAGGAATTTGGCGAAGTCGCCGGTGTGGCGGAAGTCCTTGTAGACCGAGGCGTAGCGGACGTAGGCGACCTCATCGACCGACTTCAGCGCCTTCATGATGAAGTCGCCGACGATGCTGGACGGGATCTCGGTCTCGCCCAGGCTTTCCAGCTGACGCACGATGCGGCTGACCAGCAGTTCGACCTGATCGGGCTGCACCGGGCGCTTGCGCAGGGCGATGCCCAGCGAACGTTCCAGCTTGTCGCGGTCGAAGGGGGTGCGGCGGCCGTTCCGTTTCAGGATGACCAGTTCGCGCAGCTGCACCCGCTCGAAGGTGGTGAAGCGCCCGTTGCACTGCGGGCAGGACCGACGGCGGCGGATGGCCGCGCCGTCGTCAGACGGGCGGCTGTCCTTGACCTGGGTGTCGGCGTTTCCGCAGAAGGGGCACTTCATTCAGCGCGCCTCAGCCGTAGATCGGGAAGCGGGCGGTCAGTTCGCGCACCTGGGCGGCGACGCCCGCGACGACGGCCGGATCGGCTTCGTCGCCGCCGTTCATCGACGAGACGACGTCGGCGATCCAGTGGCCGATCTGCTTGAACTCTTCCTCGCCGAAGCCGCGCGTGGTGCCCGCCGGGGTGCCCAGACGGACGCCCGAGGTGACGGTGAAGGGCGCGGTGTCGAACGGCACGCCGTTCTTGTTGCAGGTCATCAGGGCCTTCTCGAGCTCATGCTCGGTGGCCTTGCCGGTCACGCCCTTGGGACGCAGGTCGACCAGCATCAGGTGGCTGTCGGTGCCGCCCGAGACGATGGCCAGGCCGCGCTCGATCAGGACGCCGGACAGGGCCTGGGCGTTCTTGACGACCTGTTGGGCATAGCCCTTGAACTCAGGCTTCAGCGCCTCGCCGAAGGCCACGGCCTTGGCGGCGATGACGTGCTCCAGCGGCCCGCCTTGCAGGCCGGGGAAGACGGCCGAGTTGATCTTCTTGCCCAGGTCCGCGTCGTTGGACAGGATCATGCCGCCGCGCGGGCCGCGCAGGGTCTTGTGCGTCGTGGTGGTGACGACGTGGGCGTGCGGGATCGGGTCGGGATAGACGCCGCCAGCGATCAGACCGGCATAGTGGGCCATATCCACCATCAGATAGGCGCCGACGCTGTCAGCGATCTCGCGGAAGCGCTTGAAGTCGATGTGACGCGAGTAGGCCGAGGCGCCGGCCAGGATCAGTTTGGGCTTCTCCTTCTGGGCCATTTCGGCGACGTGGTCATAATCGATCAGGTGGGTGTCTTCCGACACCTTGTAGGTCACGGGGCGGAACCACTTGCCCGACTGGTTGGCGGGCGAACCGTGGGTCAGGTGACCGCCACAGGCCAGGTCCATGCCCAGGAAGGTGTCGCCGGGCTGCAGCAGGGTGAAGAAGACGGCCTGGTTGGCCTGGGCGCCCGAGTGGGGCTGGACGTTGGCGAAGGCGGCGCCGAACAGCTCCTTGGCGCGCTCGCGGGCCAGATCCTCGGTAACGTCCACGAACTCGCAGCCGCCATAGTAGCGACGGCCCGGATACCCCTCGGCGTACTTGTTGGTCAGGACCGAGCCTTGCGCGTCCAGCACCGCCTGGGAGACGATGTTTTCCGAAGCGATCAGCTCGATCTGCTCCTTCTGGCGGCCGAGTTCGCCCTGGATGCCCTTGAAGATCGCCGGATCAGCGTCGGCGAGGCTCTTTGAGAAGTACGATTCGTGCGTGAAGGCGGTCACTGGCGGGCATCCCGAAGGCTGAAGGCTGAAACGGCGGGACCTATCTAGGCCGCGTCGGCGAACACCACAACATCTAGGGGGTCAGCGCTGCGACAACGCTCGTTTCAGTTTGGCGATGGCCACCCGCTCGACCGCGCGCGGCTCCAGCGCGGGGCCCATGGCGGACACTTCGACGCCGCTGGCCACGTGAATGGCCGAGCACTTCAGATAGGTTCCGTTGCGGACGAGCTCGACGATCACCTCGCCGAGTTCGGGGGCGGTTGTCATGCAGCGACCGGACGGCGCGCCACGTTGCAGTGGGAAAACAGCTTGTCCATCGCATCGACCAGCTTGTCGATCATGCCGTCGTCATGGTTGGGCGACGGGGTGAAGCGCAGACGCTCGGTGCCCTTGGGCACGGTCGGATAGTTGATCGGCTGGACGTAGATGCCGTGTTCTTCCAGCAGCATGTCCGAGATCAGCTTGCAGTGGACCGGATTGCCGACGTGGACCGGGACGATGTGGCTGACGCTGGGCAGGACCGGGATGCCGGCCTCCAGCAGGCGGCGCTTCAGGGTCTCGGCGCGTTCCTGATGGGCGACGCGCAGTTCCGGGTGGGCCTTGAGGTGACGCACCGAGGCCAGGGCCCCGGCGGTCAGGGCGGGCGGCAGGCTGGTGGTGAAGATGAAGCCCGAGGCCCAGCTGCGCACTGCATCCACGATCACCGCGTCGGCGGCGATATAGCCGCCCATGACGCCGATGGCCTTGCCCAAGGTGCATTCGACGATGTCGATGCCGTCCAGCAGACCATCGCGCTCGGCCACGCCCGCGCCGGTTTCGCCGTAGAGGCCGACCGCATGGACTTCGTCCAGATAGGTCATGGCGCCGTATTTCTTGGCCAGGGCGATGGTCCCGGCGATGTCGGCGATGTCGCCGTCCATCGAATAGACGCTCTCGAAGGCGACCAGCTTGGGCGCGCCCAGCGGGGCGGCGGCCAGCAGTTCCTCGAGGTGTTCCAGGTCATTGTGGCGGAAGATGTGGCGCGGACCGCCGCCGTGACGGATGCCCTCGATCATCGAGGCGTGATTCAGGGCGTCGGAGAAGATGATCAGGCCTGGCAGGATCTTCTGCAGGGTCGACAGCGTCGCCTCATTGGCCACATAGCCCGAGGTGAACAGCAGGGCCGCTTCCTTCTGGTGCCAGCTGGCCAGCTCGGCTTCCAGATCGACCGCCGAGCGGGTCGTGCCCGAGATGTTGCGCGTGCCGCCGGCTCCGGCGCCCACGGCGTCGATCTCGGCCGTCATGGCGTTCAGCACCGCCGGATGCTGGCCCATGCCCAGATAGTCGTTGGAGCACCAGACCACGACGTCCTGCTCCGAGCCGTCCTCGCGACGGTGCACCGCCTGCGGAAACTGTCCGCGCACGCGCTTCAGATCGGCGAAGACGCGATAGCGACCCTCGCTGCGGACCTGCTCGACCGATTTTTGAAAGGCGGACTTATAGTCGAACAAGACGGTAGTTCTTTCGCTTATACAGCTTTCCCCGCCTAATTGCGCTCGCCGACCAGCCTTGTCCATGTTCAGAGCCGGACAAAACGTCTCAACCCTTTAATTGATAACGGTTCTCACTTTGAGTTGCCCGCGGTCGTCGGCCCTGCGGGACCTCCCGACCCGACGCGGGCTGGATGGGTGGCCCGCGGTCAAGGCTCCGCCTTTTCGACCCGACGCGGGCTGGCGCACCCTGCCGTCATCCCGGGGCGGCGCAGCCGAACCCGGGACCCAGACAGTGGACAACAGGCAGTGTCGTGAGAGAACTAAACGCCTGGGTCCCGGCTCTCCGCTCCGCTACGGCCGGGATGACGGCGGCGGGATTCGCGCCGCCGCTCCCTCAAGCAGATGTCAGTTCGCCAGCGTATCCAGCCGTCCGCGCAGCATCTGGACCATGGCGGAGAAGTCCTTGCCGCCGTAGCCGAGGCCGTTGAACAGGGCATAAAGAGCCTCGGCCTGGGCGCCGAGCGGGGTGGTGGCGCCGGCCTTGGCGGCGGCGTCCTGGGCCAGTTTCAGGTCTTTCAGCATCATGGCGGTGGCGAAACCGCCTTCGTAATCGCGATTCGAGGGGGCGGTCGGGACCGGGCCGGCCCAGGGATAGTAGCTGCTGACGCTCCAGCACTGGCCCGAGGACTTCGACGCGATCTCGAAGAAGCGTTCCGGATCCAGGCCCAGCTTCTCGGCCAGGGCGATGGCCTCGCAGGTGCCGACCATGGAGATGCCCAGCAGCATGTTGTTGCAGATCTTGGCCGCCTGACCGGCGCCATGGTCGCCGGCGCGGATGGTGATGCGGCTCATGGGGTCCAGCGCCGGTTCGACGCGGGCGAAGTCGGCCTCGTCGCAGCCGACCATAAAGGCCAGGGTCCCGGCGTCGGCGGCGGCGGTGCCGCCCGACACAGGGGCGTCAGCGAAGGCGTAGCCCGCCTCCTTGGCCAGACCGGCGACCTTGCGCGCCGTCTCTACGTCAATGGTCGAGCAGTCCAGCAGCAGGGCGCTGGAAGGCGCGGCGCCGATGATCTGTTCGGCATAGACGCTGAGAACGTGCGGTCCGGCGGGCAGCATGGTGATGACCACCTCAGCGTCCTTCACCGCCTCAGCGACCGAGCTGACCGTGCGGCATCCGGCCTCGGCGGCGCGTTCCAGCGCGGCGGGCGACAGGTCGAAGGCGGCGACGTCATGCCCGGCCTTGGCCTGATTGGCGGCCATGCCTCCGCCCATGTTGCCGAGACCGATGAAGGCGATGCGAGTCATCTGAGGCGTTCCCTTATAGATTTTGGGGCAGAGTTAGCCCCTCCCCGACCGCTTCGCCAGTCACCTGTTCGACAGTTTCGGCTCAGGCGGGTTTTCTGAACCGCAGCATGAACTGGCTGGTGTGGCCGCGAATGGACGGGTCGAAGACATTGGCGGTCAGCGGGTCGTCGGGGCGCACCAGAAGGTCGCTGGAGCCATCCAGCTCAAACCCCGCCGCCTCGACCTCGCGCATGACCTGATCGACCTCGATACGGTGGAGGCTATCGGGCGCGTCCGGCCCCGCCCCCGCCGCCGCAGCATGGTCGACGATGACATAGAGACCGCCGGGCTTCAGCGCCCGATACGCCGCCGCATTGACCCGCGCCGCCGTGTCCGTCGCAAAAGGTTTGAGGTGAAGGTCGTGGTAGTTCTGGGCGGTGAAGATCAGGTCCAGACCTTCGGGCCATTCCGGGGCGCCTATGGGCGAGCTGATGGCGTCGGCGTTGTCGAGCGCCGCGGCGGCGGCGAGCGCCTCGCCATAGCTGGCCTGGAAGCCGATGAACTCGGCCGGTTGCCAGGCGGTGACGTGGCCCTCGGGCCCGACGGCGGCCGAAAACAAGCGGGTGAAGTAGCCGCCGCCGATGATCATGTCGCCGATCTGCTGACCCGGCGCCACCCGGGCGAAGGCCAGGGTTTCAGCGGCGTGGCGGGCTTCGTCGCGGGCCACGTCGGCGGCGGTGCGGATCGGGCTGGCCAGCGCGGCCCCATAGGCTTCGGGGGCAATCTGGGCGACGGCCCCCGAGGCGACAATCATGGGCGCGGTCGCCGCCAGCGAGGCGATGACCAGAAAGGAGAGGAAGGGACGCACGGCTACTCCTCCTGTGGTTTCAGCCGGTTCAGCCCGGCTTGCGGAAGCGATAGACGAACTGGTCGGTCTTGCCGCGAATGGCTTCGTCAAAGACGTTCAACGTGTGGTCGTCGGCGGGGTTCGCAACGGCCGAGGTCTCGCCGTCGAAGACGAAGCCAGCGGCCTCGACCTCGCGGCGCAGTTGCGCGCCCTCGATGCGGTGCAGGGTCTCGACGGCGGTGTTGGCGGCGCCGGGCGCGGCCTGGTGGTCGATGACCACGAACAGGCCGCCGGGTTTCAGCGCCTTGAAGATGTCCGCGTTCATTTTGGTCACGTCCACGCCGAAGCGGGGGATGTGGAAGTCGTGGTACTCCTGGCTCATGAAGACCACGTCCAGCGGCGCGTCGAAGGCCATGGCGTCCAGGTCGCCGTTGACGCGGCTGACGTTGGGATAGGCGGCGACCAAGGCGTCTGCGCGCGGGTTTTCACGCTCGGCGGTCTTGTTCGGCACGAAGGCGTAGACGTGACCGCCCTCACCCACGACGCGCGCAAACAGGCGGGTGAAGTAGCCCGCGCCGGGGCGGATGTCGGCCACGCGCTGACCCGGCTGAAGCTGGGCGAAGGCGAGGATTTCGGCCGGATGCCGCAGCGGATCGCGAGCGACCTCGTCGGCGGGACGCAGGGTGTCGGCGACGGCGCTCTGGTAGGCGGCGGGCCCAGCGTTTTGGGCCAGGACCGGCGAACCGGCGATCATCAGGGCGGACAGGGCGGCGGCGAGCAGGCAGGACTTCATGGGGCGACCTCCGGGAAAGCTGGGCCGCATAAGGCGCGTGCAAGAGGCGGCTGACAAGCCGCCTCTTGCTGCAACCATCAACCCGCCGACATCGACGCCGGGGACTGCTTCTCTTTCAGCGTGACCAGTTCCTCGGCCATGGTCGGGTGAACGGCGCAGGTGGCGTCCCACTGGGCCTTGGTCAGGCCCGCCTTCACAGCGATGGCGGCCAGTTGGATCATCTCCGGGCTTTCCGGGCCGACGATGTGAACGCCGACGACGCGCTGGCTGTCGGCGTCGACCACGAGCTTCATCAGCACCCGCTCGTCCGAGCCGGTGAAGGCGTACTTCATCGGGCGGAAGCGGGTCACATAGACATCGACCTCGCCCGGACAGGCGCGGCGCGCCTCATGCTCGGTCAGGCCGACGACGCCGACCGGCGGCTGGCTGAAGACGGCGGTGGCGACGGCTTCGTAGTCGAAGTGCTGCGGGTTGTTCTTGTAGACCGTCTCGTGGAAGGCGACGGCCTCGCGGATGGCGACCGGCGTCAGGTTCATCCGGTCGGTCACGTCGCCGATGGCCCAGATATTGTCGGCCGAGGTCTTCGAGAAGGGGTCGACGGCGATGGCGCCCTCGTCGTTCAGCTCGACGCCCGCGTTCTCGAGACCCAGTCCCTTGACGTAGGGGACGCGGCCGGTGGCGAACATGACCACGTCGGTTTCCAGCGTCATGCCGTTGCCCAGGTGGTTGACCAGCCCGGTCTCGGTCTTCTCGATCGAGGTGTGCTGGCAGCCCAGGATGACCTTGATGCCCCGCTTCTCGATCTCGCCCGCCAGATGGGCGCGCACGTCGTCGTCGAAACCGCGCAGGATGTTGGGGCCGCGATAGATCAGGGTGGTCTCGACGCCCAGACCGGCGAAGATGCCCGCGAACTCGACGGCGATATAGCCGCCGCCCGCGATCAGGATGCGCTTGGGCAGTTCCGGCAGGTGGAAGGCTTCTTCCGAGGTGATGGCGTGCTCGACGCCGGGCAGGTCCTCAGGCTTCCACGGGCGACCGCCGGTGGCGATCAGGATCTTCTCGGCGGTGAAGGTCTGGTTTTTGCCGACAATCTCGACGGTGTGGGCGTCCTTCATCACGGCGCGGCCGTGGACCAGATCGACGCCCGCCTTGCCCAGGTTGGCGGCGTAGATGCCCGACAGGCGGGCGATCTCGACATCCTTGGCCTGCAGGAAGGTCGGCCAGTCGAACCTGGCGTTGTCGAAGGACCAGCCGTAGCCCTCGGCGATCTCCAGCGCGTGGCTGACTTCCGAGGCCATGACCATGAACTTCTTGGGCACGCAGCCGCGAATGACGCAGGTGCCGCCGACGCGATACTCTTCGGCCACGGCCACCTTCTTGCCGCCCAGAGCCGTCAGGCGCGCCGCGCGCACCCCGCCCGAACCGGCGCCGATGACGAAGAGGTCGTAGTCGTAGGTCGTGGTCATCGGGGGCTCCGGGAATCAGACTCGAAAACATGAGTCCAATTCGTCTGAATCGTCTGAAATCCGCACGGCTGAGCCGTAGCGCTGACCCGACTTAGGCGCCGGGACGCGAGGGGGCAAGGCGACGCAACGTCATGCCGGATACGCCAGCCCTGCGAACAACATCCAAGCGGCGTAGAAGAGGGAGAGCATGCAGATGGAGAGGACCGTCCATTCGCTTACCGTGGACAGTAAGGGCGGGTTGGCGCGCTTGCCGGTCGGCCAAAACCACCGGGCGAACCCCACAAAGGAAACGATGAGAGCCGCGGCCGCCAGCGCTATCCTCCACAACGTGGGCGCAACAGCCCACTGAAAATCCACGCCTACCGGAAGGTCCTGAACGCCAACCTGCCGAACATCGCCGAAGCTCAAAAACGCCATGACGGCCGCAACAACGACCGTGACCATGCCATGTCGCCGCATGCGGTTGCGTTCGTCAGATTCGTCGCCCGGAACAACGGCTGCACAATCCTTCTCGG
Coding sequences within it:
- the gor gene encoding glutathione-disulfide reductase, yielding MTTTYDYDLFVIGAGSGGVRAARLTALGGKKVAVAEEYRVGGTCVIRGCVPKKFMVMASEVSHALEIAEGYGWSFDNARFDWPTFLQAKDVEIARLSGIYAANLGKAGVDLVHGRAVMKDAHTVEIVGKNQTFTAEKILIATGGRPWKPEDLPGVEHAITSEEAFHLPELPKRILIAGGGYIAVEFAGIFAGLGVETTLIYRGPNILRGFDDDVRAHLAGEIEKRGIKVILGCQHTSIEKTETGLVNHLGNGMTLETDVVMFATGRVPYVKGLGLENAGVELNDEGAIAVDPFSKTSADNIWAIGDVTDRMNLTPVAIREAVAFHETVYKNNPQHFDYEAVATAVFSQPPVGVVGLTEHEARRACPGEVDVYVTRFRPMKYAFTGSDERVLMKLVVDADSQRVVGVHIVGPESPEMIQLAAIAVKAGLTKAQWDATCAVHPTMAEELVTLKEKQSPASMSAG
- the nrdR gene encoding transcriptional regulator NrdR, with protein sequence MKCPFCGNADTQVKDSRPSDDGAAIRRRRSCPQCNGRFTTFERVQLRELVILKRNGRRTPFDRDKLERSLGIALRKRPVQPDQVELLVSRIVRQLESLGETEIPSSIVGDFIMKALKSVDEVAYVRYASVYKDFRHTGDFAKFLGDEGFDGSNDEPGKA
- the hemA gene encoding 5-aminolevulinate synthase, whose translation is MFDYKSAFQKSVEQVRSEGRYRVFADLKRVRGQFPQAVHRREDGSEQDVVVWCSNDYLGMGQHPAVLNAMTAEIDAVGAGAGGTRNISGTTRSAVDLEAELASWHQKEAALLFTSGYVANEATLSTLQKILPGLIIFSDALNHASMIEGIRHGGGPRHIFRHNDLEHLEELLAAAPLGAPKLVAFESVYSMDGDIADIAGTIALAKKYGAMTYLDEVHAVGLYGETGAGVAERDGLLDGIDIVECTLGKAIGVMGGYIAADAVIVDAVRSWASGFIFTTSLPPALTAGALASVRHLKAHPELRVAHQERAETLKRRLLEAGIPVLPSVSHIVPVHVGNPVHCKLISDMLLEEHGIYVQPINYPTVPKGTERLRFTPSPNHDDGMIDKLVDAMDKLFSHCNVARRPVAA
- a CDS encoding serine hydroxymethyltransferase; this translates as MTAFTHESYFSKSLADADPAIFKGIQGELGRQKEQIELIASENIVSQAVLDAQGSVLTNKYAEGYPGRRYYGGCEFVDVTEDLARERAKELFGAAFANVQPHSGAQANQAVFFTLLQPGDTFLGMDLACGGHLTHGSPANQSGKWFRPVTYKVSEDTHLIDYDHVAEMAQKEKPKLILAGASAYSRHIDFKRFREIADSVGAYLMVDMAHYAGLIAGGVYPDPIPHAHVVTTTTHKTLRGPRGGMILSNDADLGKKINSAVFPGLQGGPLEHVIAAKAVAFGEALKPEFKGYAQQVVKNAQALSGVLIERGLAIVSGGTDSHLMLVDLRPKGVTGKATEHELEKALMTCNKNGVPFDTAPFTVTSGVRLGTPAGTTRGFGEEEFKQIGHWIADVVSSMNGGDEADPAVVAGVAAQVRELTARFPIYG
- a CDS encoding methyltransferase; the protein is MRPFLSFLVIASLAATAPMIVASGAVAQIAPEAYGAALASPIRTAADVARDEARHAAETLAFARVAPGQQIGDMIIGGGYFTRLFSAAVGPEGHVTAWQPAEFIGFQASYGEALAAAAALDNADAISSPIGAPEWPEGLDLIFTAQNYHDLHLKPFATDTAARVNAAAYRALKPGGLYVIVDHAAAAGAGPDAPDSLHRIEVDQVMREVEAAGFELDGSSDLLVRPDDPLTANVFDPSIRGHTSQFMLRFRKPA
- a CDS encoding methyltransferase domain-containing protein, whose translation is MKSCLLAAALSALMIAGSPVLAQNAGPAAYQSAVADTLRPADEVARDPLRHPAEILAFAQLQPGQRVADIRPGAGYFTRLFARVVGEGGHVYAFVPNKTAERENPRADALVAAYPNVSRVNGDLDAMAFDAPLDVVFMSQEYHDFHIPRFGVDVTKMNADIFKALKPGGLFVVIDHQAAPGAANTAVETLHRIEGAQLRREVEAAGFVFDGETSAVANPADDHTLNVFDEAIRGKTDQFVYRFRKPG
- a CDS encoding RibD family protein, whose protein sequence is MRPRITLKLATSLDGRIATASGESQWITGPEARQQGHRLRASHDAILVGVETVLADDPELTVRLSPSPLGGEGVVRSMTDEGAGSARSSSEVEGVLKVPLIRAASPPTFSPEGRRNPLRVVLDSRLRTPITAKVASGNTLIFTLGAVHAIGQAEVVAVAASDGRPAIAAVLDALTARGVTSLLIEGGGRVAASFLTAGVVDAIEWFRAPILLGGEGRPCVASLALAKLADAPKFRRLGVEPVGDDLWERYARFDG
- the mmsB gene encoding 3-hydroxyisobutyrate dehydrogenase, with protein sequence MTRIAFIGLGNMGGGMAANQAKAGHDVAAFDLSPAALERAAEAGCRTVSSVAEAVKDAEVVITMLPAGPHVLSVYAEQIIGAAPSSALLLDCSTIDVETARKVAGLAKEAGYAFADAPVSGGTAAADAGTLAFMVGCDEADFARVEPALDPMSRITIRAGDHGAGQAAKICNNMLLGISMVGTCEAIALAEKLGLDPERFFEIASKSSGQCWSVSSYYPWAGPVPTAPSNRDYEGGFATAMMLKDLKLAQDAAAKAGATTPLGAQAEALYALFNGLGYGGKDFSAMVQMLRGRLDTLAN
- a CDS encoding riboflavin synthase — protein: MFTGIVTDIGRVRSVRQTDRDRRYEVETVWDTATIDLGASISHAGCCLTVTEKGEGWFAVEVSGETLSKTKLGDWAEDTRVNLERAAKLGDELGGHIVSGHVDGLGEVVSITPDGGSHRIVIEAPAPLHRFIAPKGSITVDGVSLTVNGVQERRFDLNIIPHTWDATTLGGLKVGDKVNLEIDMLARYLARWQETA